A genomic window from Glycine soja cultivar W05 chromosome 10, ASM419377v2, whole genome shotgun sequence includes:
- the LOC114371519 gene encoding uncharacterized protein LOC114371519 has protein sequence MRELCLILIYIATVYAFLFLFSSNFFCRIAPVCCCLQNQKVMSRKENLISELHTIKGTWKIDVRITDLWQARKQNSKQTIEMVLMDQTGSKIGVTLWQELFTELRDKLQCGSSYLIQNLRIVDNQSEYRVSPAPYLVYFLKTTSVKEIHRPEIPSNVYLITPFTDIISGLAPRHTLVDIVGVIADLIDVKTVNPPHRMIVRLRDNSNCDILITVWEDYAIKLHDAIDRNLLLQEPLVVMLTLGKIKDATGVSGVG, from the exons ATGCGTGAGCTTTGCCTGATTCTGATTTACATTGCTACTGTTTATGCCTTTCT GTTTCTATTTTCGTCCAACTTTTTTTGCCGGATTGCTCCTGTTTGCTGCTGTTTGCAAAACCAAAAAG TGATGTCTCGCAAAGAAAATCTGATATCTGAGTTACACACCATAAAAGGAACATGGAAAATAGATGTGCGTATCACTGATCTTTGGCAAGCTCGAAAGCAAAATAGTAAACAAACAATTGAGATGGTGTTGATGGACCAAACG GGTTCAAAAATTGGAGTTACTCTCTGGCAAGAACTCTTCACTGAATTGCGGGACAAGTTACAGTGTGGTTCTTCTTATTTGATTCAGAACCTGAGGATTGTTGACAACCAATCTGAATACAGAGTCAGCCCAGCTCCATATTTGGTTTATTTCCTAAAAACTACATCTGTCAAGGAAATTCACCGTCCAGAAATTCCTTCTAATGTTTATCTCATAACTCCTTTTACTGATATAATCTCTGGCCTCGCACCACGCCATACTTTAGTGG ATATTGTTGGTGTCATTGCTGATCTGATCGATGTTAAGACAGTTAATCCCCCTCACAGGATGATAGTCAGACTCAGGGATAACAG TAACTGCGACATTCTAATAACTGTTTGGGAGGACTATGCTATTAAGCTACATGATGCTATTGACAGAAACCTTCTGCTTCAGGAACCATTGGTTGTTATGTTGACCTTAGGTAAAATCAAAGATGCTACAGGTGTGTCTGGTGTTGGTTAG
- the LOC114371518 gene encoding uncharacterized protein LOC114371518: MYITLDDVSYLLHLPMTSKLINDVLSTFDRVMMKILLMTRLGIPTEEETIEATIAGARVKLTWLAELHQWNVALGSCMWAATTYLLPLVDSMILADKSSTHIHVAYLLYLNNLDACHDYAWGVTTLSYLYNLLSSTSQ, encoded by the coding sequence ATGTATATCACTCTAGATGATGTGTCTTATTTGTTGCATTTGCCTATGACAAGCAAGCTCATTAATGATGTCCTTTCCACCTTTGACAGAGTCATGATGAAGATTCTGTTGATGACTCGCCTTGGCATTCCAACTGAGGAAGAGACTATAGAGGCAACAATCGCAGGTGCCAGGGTGAAGTTGACGTGGCTGGCAGAGTTGCATCAGTGGAACGTCGCGTTAGGGTCATGCATGTGGGCTGCCACGACTTATCTTTTGCCCTTGGTCGATAGTATGATACTTGCTGACAAGTCCTCAACTCACATTCATGTCGCTTACCTCCTCTACCTCAATAACTTGGATGCTTGCCATGATTACGCATGGGGAGTGACTACACTGTCATACCTATACAACCTTCTCTCCTCTACGAGCCAATAG